DNA from Roseimicrobium sp. ORNL1:
TAGTCTGGCACATACACCGGGCGAGTGAGAGGCTTGTCCTCGACAGCCACCGAGTCATTCGTGTACACGGTGCTCGCTTCATCCAGGTTCGTCTCCAGCGTACCGTGACCAGTGACATCGAGCGCACGACTCATCGGCGCCTGCAAGGCTTCCACCTTGCTTGTGGCCTGTTTCGGATCGCTGGCCAGAGACGGGTCAAATCGAAGCTGGTTGTGATGCGCATCATAACTCAGCGCGCCCGCGGAGAGGCCAGCCACCTGGACCGTGTCATGCACCGCCTGCACCTGTCGGATGAGGGGTAGCACCACGGAAAGAACGTCATCCGTCTCCATGCCACCGTGCTCAGTGACTGCCCGCAACCACGAAAGAAAGGGTTTCCCTGCCTGTTCCATCACGCCTGTGTCTCCTCCTGTTTTGCCAGTACTTCCACCGCACCGGTACGCAGCGCTTTGATCTCACGCACCTTCATGTCCAGTTCCTTGCCCGCCATCTTGTCGAAGGCTTTCTCAATTCCCAAACGGCCGCTCATGAGCAGGCATGCACGCAGCGGCATGTCATCGAGTTCTTCATCCACCGTGGCGAAGTCCATCAACACCGCTGCGAAATACTCCGCCCTGCCTTCCACTTGATCAGGAGCATCCGTTTCCAACGACCCATCCATCGCGCCGTCGGGCTCGAAATCCGTGAAGAACAAACGTGCATGCGCCATCACAAGGTCAGAGCGGAACCATCGTGGCCGCAGCAATTGTGCGATGACACGTCGGGTGAATGCCGAAAGTGCCTCCTGCGCCGGCAGGTCCAGTTCATCGAGCGACGCCGGCCCATTGATCATCCTCTCGATTTCCTCTTCCGCGTCCGTGCCTCCCTCGTGCCAGAGCGCCAGGCAATGCGCGCGAAGGAAAAGCTCCGGATGCGTTTGCTCCGCCGACTTTGTCTTCCACGAGTCGCACACTTCCGCCGCCTGTTTCAGATAGCTCTCACCACTCACCTCCGCGAGCCCGGTGGCACCCTTCACCAGAGCCGCCACGGTGACAGCCAGATCTCCCGTCACCTTCAGCGCACCGCGATCCGCGAAAAGTTCGGTATTCAACCGCAGCCGCCGGGCACTGTGCAAGTGCGAGGCATGCGCACGCGGGTCACTGGCACAGGCATGCGCGAGGCGATCGACCGTGTGGTGCACCCCGCCCTCATGCTGCCACAGGATGAAATGCGCCAGTTCGTGTCCCAGCACCGCGTGCAGTTCACGCCCACGCAGGATGCTGAGCATGCTCCCGTAAAAGACAATGTGGATCTCCTCCGGCAGCCGACAGATGGAGGCATTTGGCGCGAGCACCGCCTCCTGTGACTGATAGAGCGTGATGGGCACCGCAATGCCCAGCACTTCCGCCGCCTCCTTCGCAGCCGTCAGCAGTTCCGCGTGTTGGGGACCATCGAGCCTATAGCTGGAGGTCAGCAGTTCCCGACGGATGCCCTCCGTCACTTCCGTGCGATTGGCCGGCTCGGAAAACCACTGCCAGAGTTCCGGCTCCTGCTTCTGGAGAAAGCTCAATAGTTCCGTGTGATAGCTGGTGGGAGAAAGCGACACGCGCGGAGATTATCAAAGCCTCCTGTTCCGCCAAGCTCTCTTTGGCTGGAACGTAAAAAATGAGCCGTCCAAGGCTGGTTATCGGCCACACAAACGAGTTGCAGATTCGTCTGCCTACTCCGCGACTTTTTCTTTGATTATGTGAGCCCACATGCGCTTGAACCGCGCTTCCAGTGAGGCCTTACCCCTTTTCCGATATTCTCGCTCTTCCGACTCATCCTCCAGAAGAATCCAGCCATCTCCTTGAGTCATGCGATAGCCCGGTATTTCCTCTGCTCCTTCGTGGAAAAGGAAACACTTGTGATGATTCTTGTGTTCTTCCACGAGCCATTTCATGTGCTCACCGCTGTCTGCATCGTTCAGAATCCAGATATCGCCATACCCCAATCCCTCGCTGTATTGGATAAATTGGCTCTTCCATCCTCCGAGCCAGTCGTCACAGTCAGAAGAAATGCCGATCGGAAATGCCTCAAAGGGATGTTTTGGCGAGTCCTTCGCGCGGTTTGCTTGGGTGGTACAGATGAGGCGAAAGACTTGGAAATCGGGCACTTCTCCACTCATGATCAACGACTCGATGTCACTTCGCTCGAGAAGTTCACGGAGTTTTTCGTAATAGGCCTCCGTACGTTTTGGAACAATAGGTGACAGGTAGTCTGGCCCAGTCCGACGGAAAGGAGGTGTTGGATCCAGATCACGAGGATCCTGATAGAGTTCCAGAGATTCCACCTCTCTGCGAACCAAAGGATCCTGACTAACCCGAAGACGTCGCTGGACTTCAATCACCCGTTGAAAAATGCGACGTATCTCCGCCTTGAAGGTATCGCTTTCACGGTGATTCAACCAGCAGGCGTCCAGAGACGGCGTATACTCCCAGCCCCACGAGAAATACGAGTCAAAACCCCCCAGCGGAACAAAGTTCTCGGGCCACTCGCTCCCCTTTGGGAACCTCGTCTTTTCACGTTGTTCGGCGGCTTTGATCCTTACCCAGTCGGGCACCTCCAAAAGCTCAACCCACAGGTACTTGCACACATCCCCCGGTCGGGTGATGCACATGAGCTCATACACCCTCAGCGCCTGCTGGGCATCGCTCATCAAATGCTCAAGCGCGCAATCGTGTACGACCACGTGAAAAGGACGCCAATTGTCCTTCCTCTCGGGATAGGTCAGTTCACACTTAAGGGGCTGTCCGCTCATGGCATCCACATCGTCAGTGGGTTTATCTATCCGTCAAGAAGACCATCAATCACGTCTTCCTTACTGCCTTGCGTCCATGGATGAAAAGCTGAAACACGCAGATCTACCAAATCACGCGCGTGCGATTGCAAGAGCAGCAGTCGCCCACCGCCCCCTGCAACGCAACTGTCACGCACGGTCATTCCCTGGGAAAAAGCTCCTGCTTCACTGGACGCCTTGCGAAATTGTTGCTTCAATCACCGCCAGTCAGTCACACGGCCAACGCTCCTTACATCCCTTCCACAATGAATACCTATCCTCCTTCACAGCCGCCCATGCCCCAGAAGAAAAGCAGCAAGAAATGGTGGTTCCTGGGCTGCGGCGGCTGTCTGGGCGTCCTCGCACTCGGAGCCGTCGGCTTCGTGGCCTTCATCTTCCTTGTGGTGACCACCGCTATCAAGAACACGGATGCCTATACCGATGCCAAAAACCGGGCCATGGAGTCCCCGCAAGTGCGCGCCGCGATTGGAGAACCCATCACGGAAGGGACCATGTTTGGAGGCAATGTCAGCAATGTGAACGGCAAAGTGAGCGCTGACTTCAAGATCCCCCTTGAAGGCCCCAAGGGCAAGGTTGATGTCATTGTGGTGGGCACCCGGGAAAGCAACTCCTCACCATGGGAATATTCCGTGCTTCACGCCATACTCCCCGATGGGACCAAGGTTGATCTGAAGCAGGCGGGCACTCCAGCTCCCTGATCAGGTATCCCTACTCGCGGGCTGCGGCACTCACGCCGCCAGCCCGCGCTTCTTCATCTCACCCAGGGTCCACGCATACTCCGCGCTGAGCTGGTCCACCACATCCCCCGTGCGCAGGCCTTCGGGCAGCACTTCCCAGGTGTAGGTTTCCATTTCCAGATGCTGGCACTTGGTGGGGTTGGCCTGCAGCCAGTCGAGGGCGCCCAGCAGGTGATCCTTGGTATCGCGGAAGCCACCGCTCGGCTCGGCATGCAACGGGATGTGGAAATGCACCCGCCATTCGTCTCCCAGATCATGGGGTGACTGTGCCGCCATCTCCAGCGCATTGGGGATGTCGCGGAAGCGCCGCAGGGGTGCCTCACCCTCCTTCACCACCACCTGGTGGAAATACACCGGCTCATCATAGCCACGCAGGCGCTCGAGATTTTCCTTTGTGGGTTGCAGGCTCAGGGCCGAGCTGAGGTGCAGCTTGCTGAGGCGAATGCCGGCACCGGTGATGCGGTCGAGCGCTTCCTTCGCCTCCTCAAACTCCACCGCGAGGTGGCAGCAGTCGTAGTTCAGGCCGACCCGCTTGAAAAAATTGAGGTCCTTCGGGTAGCGATCGAGGTACAGGCCAAAAAATTTCAAGGTCTCTCCGCTGGTCTCGAAAAGGCCGAGAGGCTCCGGCTCCAACCCCAGATGCAGGTCGTGACCGGTCTCATCGCACAGGCGCTGGATGTGCTCCGAGCAGGCCTTGAGGTTGTCGAAAATGGCGTTCAGCTCGTCCTCGCCGATGCCGAATTCCTTGTGGGATCCCGGCAGGGTGCTCACGCTCCCGCTCATGCCTTTGGGCAGCAGTTTGGCGAGCAAATCAAAGAGAAGGCAGGTGTAATCCAGCCGCTCCTTGGTGGTCCAGTCCGGCTTGAAGACCTGTTCCTTCACCCGGGTACCGTGGAAGGAACCGTAAGGGAAACCGTTGATGGTGAAGACGTAGCAATTGTTCGCTTCCAGCCACTCCTGAAACTCCGCCATCATGCAGGGCGCGGAGAGATCCCGGGCCGCCTGCTCGCTCAGGCGCAGGCCGATGCCGTAGGGCTGACCGGGGGCCACACGCTCACGCACCTTCAGGGTATAGTCGCGCAGGCCGCGCCACGTCTCTTCAAACGTTTCGCCGCGGTGAATGTTCGTGCAGTAGCCGAGATGAATGCCGTGGGGGAGGTGCATCCGGTCAATTTAGCGCGCTTTCGGACCCGCCAAAGAGATTCTCGTCCCGCGATTAAATCCGTGGAGAAACAAAGGGAGTGCACTACTGCGTACAAACGATTCGTGGCGATTGGCCTTGTTTTTGCTTTCTCCCGCATACACCTAACTCTCACGCTTCCATGCTCTTCAACGGCTACGCCAACGACGACTTTTTTGACGAGATGTTCGGCGAAGATGGTTCTGTCCGGAACCACTACGCGCACATCATGGACCGGTTCAACCGCCTGGACCCGCCCGAGTGGTCCCAGCGGCAAACTGCCACGGACTTGGCCTTCATGCGCGGCGGGGTGACCTTCACGGTCTACTCCGACTCCCAGGGCACGGAGCGCATCTTCCCCTTCGATCTGGTGCCCCGAGTCATTCCGGCGAATGAGTGGAAGGTCATCGAGAGCGGCCTCATCCAGCGCATCACCGCGCTGAACATGTTCCTGCATGACCTCTATCATGAGCAGAAGATCCTGCAGGACCGCGTCATCCCCCCGCACTATGTGCTGAATGCCAAGCACTACCGGCGGGAGTTCATGAATGTGAATGTGCCCAAGGACATTTATGTCCACATCTGCGGCACGGACCTCATTCGCGGACGCGATGGCACCTACCTCGTGCTGGAGGACAACCTGCGCTGCCCCAGCGGCGCCAGCTACATGCTGGAGAATCGCGCAGCCGTGAAGCGCGCTTTCCCACGGCTCTACCAGGCGGCCAATGTGCGCCGGGTGGACACCTACTCCGCGGACCTGCTCAAGGCCCTGAA
Protein-coding regions in this window:
- a CDS encoding M48 family metalloprotease translates to MSLSPTSYHTELLSFLQKQEPELWQWFSEPANRTEVTEGIRRELLTSSYRLDGPQHAELLTAAKEAAEVLGIAVPITLYQSQEAVLAPNASICRLPEEIHIVFYGSMLSILRGRELHAVLGHELAHFILWQHEGGVHHTVDRLAHACASDPRAHASHLHSARRLRLNTELFADRGALKVTGDLAVTVAALVKGATGLAEVSGESYLKQAAEVCDSWKTKSAEQTHPELFLRAHCLALWHEGGTDAEEEIERMINGPASLDELDLPAQEALSAFTRRVIAQLLRPRWFRSDLVMAHARLFFTDFEPDGAMDGSLETDAPDQVEGRAEYFAAVLMDFATVDEELDDMPLRACLLMSGRLGIEKAFDKMAGKELDMKVREIKALRTGAVEVLAKQEETQA
- a CDS encoding cytochrome c oxidase assembly factor Coa1 family protein, yielding MPQKKSSKKWWFLGCGGCLGVLALGAVGFVAFIFLVVTTAIKNTDAYTDAKNRAMESPQVRAAIGEPITEGTMFGGNVSNVNGKVSADFKIPLEGPKGKVDVIVVGTRESNSSPWEYSVLHAILPDGTKVDLKQAGTPAP
- the eboE gene encoding metabolite traffic protein EboE — encoded protein: MHLPHGIHLGYCTNIHRGETFEETWRGLRDYTLKVRERVAPGQPYGIGLRLSEQAARDLSAPCMMAEFQEWLEANNCYVFTINGFPYGSFHGTRVKEQVFKPDWTTKERLDYTCLLFDLLAKLLPKGMSGSVSTLPGSHKEFGIGEDELNAIFDNLKACSEHIQRLCDETGHDLHLGLEPEPLGLFETSGETLKFFGLYLDRYPKDLNFFKRVGLNYDCCHLAVEFEEAKEALDRITGAGIRLSKLHLSSALSLQPTKENLERLRGYDEPVYFHQVVVKEGEAPLRRFRDIPNALEMAAQSPHDLGDEWRVHFHIPLHAEPSGGFRDTKDHLLGALDWLQANPTKCQHLEMETYTWEVLPEGLRTGDVVDQLSAEYAWTLGEMKKRGLAA